A part of Nitrospirota bacterium genomic DNA contains:
- the nuoG gene encoding NADH-quinone oxidoreductase subunit NuoG, whose protein sequence is MFTINIDNRNYKVKEGQNLLQACLSLGFNIPYFCWHPAMHSVGACRQCAVKEFKDEKDTRGRIIMSCMTAVRDGMRISIEDPEARSFRKNIIELLMLNHPHDCPVCDEGGECHLQDMTLMTGHTYRRSRFKKRTHWNQDLGPFVAHEMNRCIQCYRCVRYYRDYAGGRDLDVFAVHDHVYFGRQKDGVLQSEFSGNLVEICPTGVFTDKTFQHQYSRSWDLQTAPSVCVHCGVGCNTIPGERYGLLRRIRTRFNGEVNRYFLCDRGRYGYGFVNSEKRILQPLTRGDRSLSGKVPGESEDAQQPVDREPVLNRIRDILSQSRGIIGIGSPRASLESNFALRTLVGPEHFHIGMADQEAVLVSLIIDILQNGPVRSPSLREVEACDAVLVLGEDVTNTAPILALSLRQAARRKQVETAVEQHLPSWDDTAIRNATQDREGEFFIAATYKTKLDDVARSSYYAAPDDIARLGFAVAHALNRDLPAVSGLDERTMLLAAEIAKELGNARRPLIVSGTGCGSEKVIQAAASVAWALSGKDRTPCLGLVVPECNTLGSGLMGGGSFGQAREAVQEGRADTAIILENDLYRRMDKDKADRFLAGIKHVIVIDHLGTSTTLKAECILPAATFAEADGTFVSSEGRAQRFYQVYVPEGDVQESWRWIRDIMALQGSAEGREWQDLDDVVTALSRALPDLAGIRDAAPPAAFRAVDMKIPRKPHRYSGRTAMFANVTVFEPKPPKDPDSPLAYSMEGFSGKPPSPLIPRFWAPGWNSPQAINKFQSEVGGPLLGGDPGIRLLEAGQKHHPPFTIPAPFAPRQDQVLFVSSHHIFGSEEMSIHSQGIAELSPKPYVGLDQKALDKIGLREGDAVLVRVNGASFRLPSRLVPDLPEDVGVLPVGLPGMFADLPAWGTLSAAPSPEVKR, encoded by the coding sequence ATGTTTACGATCAATATCGATAACAGAAACTATAAGGTCAAAGAGGGCCAGAACCTGCTCCAGGCGTGCCTCTCCCTGGGCTTCAACATCCCCTACTTCTGCTGGCACCCGGCCATGCACTCCGTGGGCGCCTGCCGCCAGTGCGCGGTCAAGGAGTTCAAGGACGAGAAGGACACACGCGGCAGGATCATCATGTCCTGCATGACCGCGGTGCGCGACGGCATGCGCATCTCGATCGAGGACCCCGAGGCGCGGTCGTTCCGGAAGAACATCATCGAGCTTCTCATGTTGAACCATCCCCACGACTGCCCGGTCTGCGATGAAGGCGGCGAGTGCCACCTGCAGGACATGACCCTCATGACCGGCCACACGTACCGCAGGTCGCGCTTCAAAAAACGCACGCATTGGAACCAGGACCTCGGCCCCTTCGTTGCCCATGAGATGAACCGCTGCATCCAGTGCTACCGCTGCGTGCGCTATTACCGGGACTATGCCGGCGGCCGCGACCTCGACGTCTTCGCCGTCCATGACCATGTCTATTTCGGACGCCAGAAGGACGGCGTGCTCCAGAGCGAGTTCAGCGGCAACCTCGTCGAGATCTGCCCCACCGGCGTGTTCACGGACAAGACCTTTCAGCACCAGTACTCGAGAAGCTGGGATTTGCAGACCGCGCCTTCCGTCTGCGTCCATTGCGGCGTCGGCTGCAACACCATCCCCGGGGAGCGGTACGGGCTGCTGCGCCGCATCCGAACCCGCTTCAACGGCGAGGTGAACCGATACTTTCTCTGCGACCGCGGCAGGTACGGGTACGGATTCGTGAACAGCGAGAAGAGGATCCTCCAGCCCCTGACAAGGGGTGACCGATCTCTTTCGGGAAAAGTTCCGGGAGAGTCGGAGGATGCGCAGCAGCCTGTGGACAGGGAGCCGGTCCTCAACAGGATCAGGGATATCCTGTCCCAAAGCAGGGGCATCATCGGGATCGGATCGCCGCGCGCCTCGCTGGAATCGAACTTCGCTCTCCGTACGCTCGTCGGGCCGGAGCATTTCCATATAGGCATGGCCGACCAAGAGGCAGTCCTTGTTTCGCTCATTATCGATATCCTGCAGAACGGGCCCGTACGCTCGCCTTCGCTCCGGGAGGTTGAAGCCTGCGACGCGGTCCTGGTACTCGGGGAGGACGTGACCAACACGGCACCGATACTCGCCTTGTCTTTGCGTCAGGCGGCGCGCCGGAAACAGGTGGAAACGGCCGTGGAGCAGCATCTCCCTAGTTGGGACGATACGGCAATCCGGAACGCCACGCAGGACAGGGAGGGAGAATTTTTCATTGCAGCAACTTACAAGACAAAGCTCGATGACGTTGCACGCAGTTCTTATTACGCAGCGCCGGACGATATAGCGCGGCTCGGCTTTGCTGTTGCCCATGCGCTGAACAGGGATCTGCCCGCGGTCTCCGGGCTGGATGAAAGAACGATGTTGCTCGCGGCTGAAATCGCCAAAGAGCTCGGCAATGCGCGGCGTCCCTTGATCGTTTCAGGCACGGGCTGCGGAAGCGAGAAGGTGATCCAGGCCGCGGCAAGCGTGGCATGGGCTTTGTCGGGAAAGGACAGGACTCCCTGCCTCGGCCTTGTAGTTCCCGAATGCAATACCCTGGGATCGGGTCTTATGGGAGGCGGAAGCTTCGGGCAGGCGCGCGAGGCTGTCCAAGAAGGCAGGGCCGACACCGCCATCATCCTGGAGAACGATCTTTACCGGCGCATGGACAAGGACAAGGCAGACAGATTTCTTGCCGGCATCAAGCATGTTATTGTTATCGACCACCTCGGCACATCGACAACGCTGAAAGCTGAATGTATTCTGCCCGCCGCAACCTTTGCGGAAGCCGATGGCACGTTCGTCAGCAGCGAGGGGCGGGCGCAGCGCTTCTACCAGGTTTACGTTCCGGAGGGAGATGTTCAGGAGAGCTGGCGCTGGATAAGGGATATCATGGCTCTGCAGGGCAGTGCTGAAGGCCGTGAGTGGCAGGATCTGGATGACGTCGTAACGGCTCTCTCCCGGGCGCTGCCTGATCTGGCCGGTATACGGGACGCCGCTCCACCTGCAGCATTCCGCGCTGTTGACATGAAAATTCCGCGCAAGCCCCACCGCTACAGCGGCCGCACGGCCATGTTCGCCAATGTCACGGTCTTTGAACCGAAGCCTCCGAAAGACCCTGACTCGCCGCTCGCCTATTCCATGGAAGGGTTCAGCGGAAAGCCGCCATCGCCCTTGATCCCCCGTTTCTGGGCGCCGGGATGGAACTCGCCGCAGGCGATCAACAAGTTCCAGTCCGAGGTTGGGGGGCCGCTGCTGGGAGGAGATCCCGGCATCCGGCTGCTCGAGGCCGGGCAGAAGCACCATCCTCCATTCACCATTCCTGCTCCCTTTGCGCCGCGCCAGGACCAGGTGTTATTCGTCTCAAGTCATCATATCTTCGGGTCCGAGGAGATGAGCATCCATTCCCAAGGCATTGCTGAGCTGTCACCGAAACCCTATGTGGGGCTGGACCAGAAGGCGCTCGACAAAATCGGTCTGCGTGAAGGCGA